A genomic region of Leptotrichia hofstadii contains the following coding sequences:
- a CDS encoding 3-keto-L-gulonate-6-phosphate decarboxylase UlaD, whose product MAKPLLQVALDHSDLKGAIKAAVSVGEEVDVIEAGTVCLLQVGSELVEVLRNLFPDKIIVADTKCADAGGTVAKNNAVRGADWMTCICSATIPTMKAALKAIKEERGERGEIQVELYGDWTYEQAQLWLDAGINQAIYHQSRDALLAGETWGEKDLNKVKKLIEMGFKVSVTGGLNTDTLKLFEGVDVFTFIAGRGITEADNPAAAVKAFKAKIDKYWK is encoded by the coding sequence ATGGCAAAACCATTATTACAAGTAGCACTTGACCATTCTGACCTAAAAGGCGCGATAAAAGCGGCAGTGTCAGTTGGGGAAGAAGTTGATGTTATAGAAGCTGGAACAGTTTGTCTGTTGCAAGTTGGAAGTGAATTGGTTGAAGTTCTAAGAAATTTATTTCCTGATAAAATAATAGTGGCAGATACAAAATGTGCGGATGCAGGAGGAACGGTTGCTAAAAATAATGCAGTTCGTGGAGCAGACTGGATGACATGTATCTGTTCTGCGACAATCCCTACAATGAAAGCGGCTTTAAAAGCTATAAAGGAAGAGCGTGGGGAACGTGGAGAAATCCAAGTGGAACTGTATGGCGACTGGACTTATGAACAAGCTCAGCTTTGGCTAGATGCAGGAATTAATCAGGCTATTTACCACCAAAGCAGGGATGCCTTGCTGGCTGGAGAAACTTGGGGAGAAAAGGACTTGAATAAAGTTAAAAAATTAATTGAAATGGGATTCAAGGTCTCTGTAACAGGTGGACTTAATACTGATACATTAAAACTGTTTGAAGGTGTAGATGTGTTTACGTTTATTGCAGGGCGTGGAATTACTGAAGCAGATAATCCTGCGGCTGCTGTAAAGGCTTTTAAAGCAAAAATTGATAAATATTGGAAATAG
- a CDS encoding L-ribulose-5-phosphate 3-epimerase, whose amino-acid sequence MKNLNKLNLGIYEKALPKDIDWVERIKLVKECGYDFVEISIDETDERLARLDWTDDEINRIHKALIDTEVRIPSMCFSGHRRFPMGSMDEKTREKAMELMQKAIIFADKMGIRTIQMAGYDVYYEEGSEQTKKYFTENLKKAVEWASSYNVTLSIEIMDHPFINSITKYMEYADIIKSPWLKVYPDVGNLTAWPENDTLKELELGIKNGEITGIHLKDTLAVTDTFEGKFKEVPFGEGCVDFPKVFKKLKELNYKGPFLIEMWTEKSDNPIEEVKKAKQWMLDKMKEGGFI is encoded by the coding sequence ATGAAAAATTTAAACAAATTAAATTTGGGAATATATGAAAAGGCTCTTCCTAAGGATATTGACTGGGTGGAAAGAATAAAGCTGGTTAAGGAATGCGGATATGATTTTGTTGAAATTTCGATAGATGAAACTGATGAAAGATTGGCAAGATTGGACTGGACTGATGACGAAATAAACAGAATTCATAAGGCATTAATAGATACAGAAGTTAGAATTCCGTCAATGTGCTTTAGCGGACATAGAAGATTTCCTATGGGAAGCATGGATGAAAAGACCAGAGAAAAGGCTATGGAGCTTATGCAAAAGGCAATAATTTTTGCAGATAAAATGGGAATTAGAACGATTCAGATGGCTGGATACGATGTTTATTACGAAGAAGGCAGCGAGCAGACTAAAAAATATTTTACTGAAAATTTGAAAAAGGCAGTAGAATGGGCATCTTCGTACAACGTAACACTATCAATAGAAATTATGGATCACCCATTTATCAATTCTATTACAAAATATATGGAATATGCGGATATAATTAAATCTCCATGGCTAAAGGTTTATCCCGATGTGGGAAATTTGACGGCATGGCCTGAAAATGACACGTTAAAGGAATTGGAACTTGGAATAAAAAATGGAGAAATAACAGGAATCCATTTGAAAGATACTTTAGCAGTAACTGACACTTTTGAAGGGAAATTTAAGGAAGTTCCTTTTGGAGAAGGGTGTGTAGATTTTCCAAAAGTATTTAAAAAATTAAAAGAATTAAATTATAAAGGACCTTTTTTAATAGAAATGTGGACTGAAAAATCAGATAATCCAATTGAGGAAGTAAAAAAGGCAAAGCAATGGATGCTGGATAAAATGAAGGAAGGTGGATTTATCTAA
- the araD gene encoding L-ribulose-5-phosphate 4-epimerase produces MLEKLKEQVFKANLELPKKGLVLFTWGNVSGIDREKNLIVIKPSGVDYETMKVEDMVVVDLDGNVVEGDLNPSSDTPTHIELYKKFSSIGGIVHTHSTNATIWAQSGRDIPAYGTTNADYFYGSIPCTRKMTKEEITGEYEKETGTVIIETFEKRNLNPQYIPGVLVNSHGPFTWGKNPDEAVYNSVVLEEVAKMAMFTEMVNKDIKPMQQELLDKHFLRKHGANAYYGQKKK; encoded by the coding sequence ATGCTGGAAAAATTAAAGGAGCAAGTATTTAAGGCAAATTTAGAATTGCCAAAAAAAGGGTTGGTATTATTTACTTGGGGAAATGTGAGTGGAATTGACAGAGAAAAAAATCTGATTGTCATAAAACCTAGTGGTGTGGATTATGAAACAATGAAAGTAGAAGATATGGTAGTAGTCGATTTAGACGGAAATGTTGTAGAAGGTGATTTAAATCCTTCGTCAGATACTCCTACACATATTGAGCTTTATAAAAAGTTTTCTTCAATAGGAGGAATAGTTCATACTCATTCAACAAATGCTACAATCTGGGCTCAAAGCGGAAGGGATATTCCAGCATACGGGACAACAAATGCTGATTATTTCTATGGCTCAATACCTTGTACAAGAAAAATGACAAAAGAGGAAATCACAGGAGAATATGAAAAAGAAACAGGAACGGTAATTATAGAAACTTTTGAAAAAAGAAATCTAAATCCACAATATATTCCAGGAGTTCTTGTAAATAGTCACGGACCTTTTACATGGGGAAAAAATCCTGATGAAGCTGTTTATAATTCTGTTGTATTGGAAGAAGTGGCAAAAATGGCAATGTTTACTGAAATGGTAAACAAAGACATCAAACCAATGCAACAGGAATTGCTGGACAAACATTTTTTGAGAAAACACGGGGCTAATGCCTATTACGGACAAAAGAAAAAATAA
- a CDS encoding helix-turn-helix domain-containing protein has translation MAENDSIKTNSNLVEALGYYIKNKRLQKKIGLREMAEMLKISPAYLSNLESGKHNMTNPLLLKKIAKILKIDHLKLFKIIGYTDKDMSDLKKELTNEIIEEFSDINIGEIIKNLMEMSSEKIELVKQYIELLNR, from the coding sequence ATGGCTGAAAATGACAGTATAAAAACTAACTCCAATCTTGTGGAAGCATTAGGATATTATATAAAAAATAAAAGACTGCAAAAAAAAATAGGACTAAGAGAAATGGCAGAAATGCTAAAAATCAGTCCGGCTTATTTATCTAATCTGGAATCAGGCAAACATAATATGACAAATCCTCTTTTACTCAAAAAAATTGCCAAAATTTTGAAAATAGACCATCTTAAACTATTTAAAATAATAGGCTATACAGATAAAGATATGTCAGATTTGAAGAAAGAGCTGACTAATGAGATAATAGAGGAGTTTTCTGATATAAATATCGGAGAGATAATTAAAAATTTAATGGAGATGAGTTCAGAGAAAATAGAGTTAGTTAAGCAGTATATAGAATTGTTAAACAGGTAG
- a CDS encoding transketolase, with the protein MKIEDLQKKAKILRKYIIEMIYRAKSGHPGGSLSIADILAVLYWKEMNIDPKNPKMENRDRLVLSKGHAAPALYAALIEKGFLGDEGKNLIPTLRKWHSPLQGHPDMKKLAGVEMSTGSLGQGLSAASGMALSAKIYNNDFRVYTILGDGELQEGQVWEAVMTAAHYKLDNLVAIVDYNNLQIDGKVSDVMDVAPIGEKFKAFKWNVIEIDGHNYEEIINALDTARTVKGQPTVIVANTVKGKGVSFMENNAGFHGAAPNDEEYSKAMEELS; encoded by the coding sequence ATGAAAATTGAAGATTTGCAAAAAAAGGCAAAAATATTGAGAAAATACATTATTGAAATGATTTATAGGGCGAAATCAGGGCATCCGGGAGGTTCACTTTCGATTGCTGATATTCTGGCTGTGCTTTACTGGAAAGAAATGAACATTGACCCAAAAAATCCAAAAATGGAAAACAGAGACAGATTAGTTCTTAGTAAGGGGCATGCTGCTCCTGCACTGTATGCGGCTTTGATTGAAAAAGGATTTTTAGGCGATGAAGGGAAGAACCTTATTCCAACACTTAGAAAATGGCACTCTCCGCTTCAAGGGCATCCTGACATGAAAAAACTGGCTGGAGTTGAAATGTCAACAGGCTCGCTTGGGCAAGGACTGTCCGCGGCAAGCGGAATGGCTTTGAGCGCAAAAATTTACAATAACGATTTCAGAGTCTATACAATCTTAGGAGATGGAGAATTGCAGGAAGGTCAAGTTTGGGAAGCGGTTATGACTGCTGCACATTACAAGCTTGACAATTTAGTTGCGATAGTTGACTATAACAACTTGCAGATTGACGGAAAAGTTTCGGATGTAATGGATGTCGCTCCGATTGGAGAAAAATTCAAGGCATTCAAATGGAATGTAATAGAGATTGACGGACACAATTATGAAGAAATCATAAATGCTCTTGATACAGCAAGAACAGTTAAAGGACAGCCGACAGTTATTGTTGCGAACACTGTAAAAGGAAAAGGAGTTTCGTTTATGGAAAATAACGCTGGATTCCACGGGGCTGCTCCAAATGATGAAGAATACAGCAAGGCAATGGAAGAGTTGAGCTAA
- a CDS encoding adenylate kinase: protein MNIVLFGAPGAGKGTQAKELIQKYEIPQISTGDILRAAIANKTPLGLEAKKLMDEGKLVSDEIVNGLVEARLQEEDCKKGFILDGFPRTVAQAEELDKILAKSSREIEKVIALEVSDEEIIERITGRRVSKKTGKIYHIKYNPPVDENPEDLEQRADDNEETVKKRLAVYNEQTAPVLDFYKKQNKVYSVDGAKKLEEITKDIIDILEK, encoded by the coding sequence ATGAATATAGTGTTATTTGGAGCGCCAGGAGCAGGAAAAGGAACTCAGGCAAAGGAATTAATTCAAAAATATGAAATTCCTCAAATTTCAACAGGAGATATTTTGAGAGCGGCAATTGCAAACAAGACTCCGTTAGGACTGGAAGCAAAAAAATTGATGGATGAAGGGAAATTGGTTTCTGATGAAATCGTAAACGGACTTGTGGAAGCAAGACTTCAGGAAGAAGACTGTAAAAAAGGATTTATTTTGGATGGTTTTCCAAGAACGGTAGCTCAAGCTGAAGAACTTGACAAAATTTTGGCAAAATCAAGCAGAGAAATTGAAAAAGTAATCGCACTTGAAGTTAGTGATGAAGAAATTATCGAAAGAATCACAGGAAGAAGAGTATCGAAAAAAACTGGTAAAATTTATCACATAAAATACAATCCGCCAGTTGACGAAAATCCAGAAGATTTGGAACAGAGGGCAGACGATAATGAAGAAACGGTAAAAAAACGTTTGGCAGTTTATAACGAGCAGACAGCACCAGTATTGGACTTTTACAAAAAGCAGAATAAAGTTTACAGCGTAGATGGTGCAAAAAAACTGGAAGAAATTACAAAAGATATAATTGATATTTTGGAAAAATAG
- the map gene encoding type I methionyl aminopeptidase yields MIIYKTLDEIKKIKKANEIIARLFEDVLPKHVKAGISTYELDQIAEDYIRSQGAIPGTKGYDVGRPYPPYPAATCISVNEVVVHGIPSKKQILKEGDILTVDTVTVLDGYFGDAAITYAVGEIDETSKKLMEVTEKARDIGVEAARAGNRIGDIGHAIQEYVESFGFSLVRDFAGHGVGKEMHEDPIIPNYGKAGTGAKIEDGMVITVEPMVNVGTYKVKVLSDMWTAVTKDGKRSAQYEHSLAIIDGKPVILSVRD; encoded by the coding sequence ATGATAATTTATAAAACATTGGATGAAATAAAAAAAATAAAAAAAGCTAATGAAATAATCGCAAGACTTTTTGAAGATGTATTGCCAAAACACGTAAAAGCTGGAATCAGCACATACGAACTGGACCAGATCGCTGAAGACTACATTAGAAGCCAAGGAGCAATTCCAGGAACTAAGGGTTATGATGTAGGTCGTCCATACCCTCCTTATCCAGCCGCAACTTGTATTTCTGTAAACGAAGTTGTCGTACACGGTATTCCAAGCAAAAAGCAGATACTGAAGGAAGGGGATATTCTGACAGTTGATACAGTTACAGTGCTTGACGGCTATTTTGGTGACGCTGCGATTACTTATGCTGTGGGAGAAATTGACGAAACTTCTAAAAAACTTATGGAAGTTACTGAAAAGGCAAGAGATATTGGGGTTGAAGCAGCACGTGCCGGAAATAGAATTGGAGATATTGGGCATGCTATTCAGGAATATGTGGAAAGTTTTGGATTCTCGCTTGTAAGAGATTTTGCAGGGCATGGAGTAGGAAAGGAAATGCACGAAGATCCAATTATTCCAAATTATGGAAAGGCTGGAACAGGGGCTAAAATTGAAGATGGAATGGTAATCACAGTTGAACCGATGGTAAATGTCGGTACTTATAAAGTAAAAGTTCTATCGGATATGTGGACTGCAGTTACCAAAGATGGAAAACGTTCAGCCCAATACGAACACAGCCTCGCCATTATTGACGGAAAGCCTGTAATTTTAAGTGTAAGAGATTAA
- a CDS encoding DUF1304 domain-containing protein — MSILALILILFVAIEHYCILILEMYFNESETIQRNFGLDSKFLKDERVKKMMANQGLYNSFLASGLIWSLTETGEFQIQIAVFFLICIICAAVYGSVTVSKKIFLLQGLPALMAIIAVLLPLIVS, encoded by the coding sequence TTGAGCATACTGGCACTCATATTAATATTATTTGTGGCAATTGAGCATTACTGTATATTAATTCTTGAAATGTATTTTAATGAAAGTGAAACTATACAACGAAATTTTGGACTTGATTCAAAATTCTTAAAAGATGAGCGCGTAAAAAAAATGATGGCAAATCAAGGATTATACAACAGTTTTCTTGCCTCAGGATTAATATGGAGTTTAACTGAAACTGGAGAATTTCAAATTCAAATTGCAGTTTTCTTCCTGATTTGTATTATATGTGCAGCTGTTTATGGTTCTGTCACAGTTTCCAAAAAAATATTTTTATTGCAGGGACTACCTGCCCTAATGGCTATTATTGCGGTATTATTGCCATTAATAGTTTCATAA
- a CDS encoding glucose-6-phosphate isomerase, with protein MKLNFNYQFAKNFFNENELKQIKPYVELANEVLTSKSGAGSDFLGWVDLPENYDKDEFARIKKAAEKIKNDSEVLIVIGIGGSYLGAKAAIEFLSHSFYNNLPKDKRKTPEIYFAGTNMSGVYLQHLIEVVGDRDFSVNVISKSGTTTEPAIAFRVFKKMLEEKYGKEEAAKRIYATTDKEKGALKTLAAAEGYETFVVPDNVGGRFSVLTAVGLLPIAAAGINIDDLMAGAKDAMNDFANKNMDENQALQYAAVRNILHRKGKDLELMVNYEPRVHYLAEWWKQLFGESEGKDGKGLYPTSADFSADLHSLGQYIQEGQRLFFETVVSIGKPEVEFVIESDKDNLDGLNFIAGKTLDYVNKKATDGVILAHIDGNVPNLGVNIPEATPYHLGYTFYFFEKACGVSGYLLGVNPFDQPGVEAYKKNMFALLGKPGYEEAGKELEKKLNEVK; from the coding sequence ATGAAACTAAATTTTAATTATCAATTTGCAAAAAATTTTTTTAACGAAAATGAATTGAAACAGATTAAACCGTATGTAGAATTGGCAAATGAAGTGCTGACTTCAAAAAGTGGAGCAGGAAGTGACTTTTTAGGATGGGTTGACTTGCCTGAAAATTACGACAAGGATGAGTTTGCCAGAATAAAAAAGGCTGCTGAAAAGATTAAAAATGATTCAGAAGTTTTAATAGTAATCGGAATTGGAGGATCTTATTTAGGGGCAAAAGCTGCGATAGAGTTTTTATCACACAGCTTTTACAATAACTTGCCAAAAGATAAAAGAAAGACTCCTGAAATTTACTTTGCGGGAACAAATATGAGCGGTGTTTATCTGCAGCATTTAATAGAAGTAGTTGGAGACAGGGATTTTTCAGTAAATGTAATTTCAAAATCTGGAACTACGACTGAACCTGCGATTGCATTTAGAGTGTTCAAAAAAATGCTGGAAGAAAAATATGGAAAAGAAGAAGCCGCAAAAAGAATATACGCTACAACAGATAAGGAAAAAGGTGCATTAAAAACACTTGCTGCAGCTGAAGGATATGAAACTTTTGTTGTACCTGACAATGTTGGAGGAAGATTTTCTGTATTGACTGCAGTAGGGCTTTTACCAATTGCAGCGGCTGGAATTAATATTGATGACTTGATGGCTGGGGCAAAAGATGCGATGAATGACTTTGCAAACAAAAATATGGATGAAAATCAGGCTTTACAATATGCGGCTGTGAGAAATATCTTGCACAGAAAAGGAAAAGACTTGGAATTAATGGTAAATTATGAGCCAAGAGTTCATTATTTGGCAGAATGGTGGAAACAGTTGTTTGGAGAATCTGAAGGGAAAGATGGAAAAGGATTGTATCCGACTTCGGCAGATTTTTCAGCAGACTTGCATTCATTGGGTCAATATATTCAGGAAGGACAAAGATTATTCTTTGAAACAGTAGTTTCTATTGGAAAACCGGAAGTGGAATTTGTCATTGAAAGTGACAAGGATAACCTTGATGGACTAAACTTTATTGCCGGGAAAACATTGGATTATGTAAATAAAAAAGCAACTGACGGGGTAATTTTGGCACATATTGACGGAAATGTACCTAATTTAGGCGTAAACATTCCTGAAGCTACTCCTTATCATTTAGGGTATACATTCTATTTCTTTGAAAAAGCATGTGGAGTAAGCGGATACCTTTTAGGTGTAAATCCATTTGATCAGCCAGGAGTGGAAGCATACAAGAAAAATATGTTCGCATTGTTAGGAAAACCTGGATACGAAGAAGCTGGAAAAGAATTGGAAAAAAAATTAAACGAAGTTAAATAG
- a CDS encoding aminopeptidase, translating to MTKENLWKNYTDEQKKVIFDFAEDYKKYLDSAKTEREFVDLTEKELEKNGFVNINEKSELKKGDKIYFNNRNKNIIAVIIGNDIKSGINMIVSHVDSPRLDLKPNPVMEEEEFALLNTHYYGGIKKYQWAATPLALHGVVFLKNGEKVTLSIGEKDDEPVFSMPDILPHLSYNVQDERKARDVIKGEELKLLFGNMPLNDENVNKKIKQFVLDKLKKDYGIEEDDFFTAELEVVPAGKLRDVGLDKSMIGGYGQDDRICAYTSLRALLDVKEIEKTVMIYLTDKEEIGSEGSTSLKSTLPEYVVGKMLSLTEKNYNDQILRETLWNSKALSSDVTAALNPVFKSVHDVENVARLSYGLAFAKYTGSRGKVMANDADAEFIQEIRQIFDKNEIKYQSGGFGKVDEGGGGTVAKFLAYYGIRTVDAGPALLSMHSLFEISSKADLYETYKAYKVFFELD from the coding sequence ATGACAAAGGAAAATTTGTGGAAAAATTATACAGATGAACAAAAAAAAGTGATTTTTGACTTTGCTGAAGATTATAAAAAATATTTGGATTCTGCCAAAACTGAGAGAGAATTTGTGGATTTGACGGAAAAGGAACTTGAAAAAAATGGCTTTGTCAATATTAATGAAAAAAGTGAATTGAAAAAAGGGGATAAAATTTATTTTAACAACAGAAATAAAAATATCATTGCAGTAATTATCGGAAATGATATAAAAAGCGGGATTAATATGATTGTTTCCCACGTAGATTCTCCAAGACTGGATTTAAAGCCAAATCCGGTAATGGAAGAAGAAGAATTCGCACTTTTAAATACACATTATTATGGTGGAATTAAAAAATATCAATGGGCCGCGACTCCACTTGCATTGCATGGTGTTGTTTTCTTAAAAAACGGAGAAAAAGTGACACTTTCTATTGGAGAAAAAGATGACGAGCCTGTATTCAGTATGCCTGATATATTGCCACATTTGTCTTACAATGTGCAGGATGAAAGAAAGGCAAGAGATGTTATTAAAGGTGAAGAACTGAAATTATTATTTGGAAATATGCCTTTAAATGATGAAAATGTAAATAAAAAAATAAAGCAGTTTGTGCTTGATAAATTGAAAAAAGATTATGGAATAGAAGAAGATGATTTCTTTACAGCGGAGCTGGAAGTTGTGCCAGCTGGGAAATTGCGGGATGTGGGGCTTGATAAGAGCATGATTGGAGGATATGGTCAAGATGACAGAATTTGTGCATATACTTCGCTTAGAGCCTTGCTTGATGTTAAGGAAATTGAGAAAACTGTTATGATTTATTTGACAGATAAAGAAGAAATTGGAAGTGAAGGTTCTACCAGCTTGAAGTCAACATTGCCTGAATATGTTGTTGGGAAAATGCTTTCACTTACAGAAAAAAATTACAATGATCAGATATTGAGGGAAACTTTGTGGAACTCAAAAGCCTTGTCCTCGGATGTTACGGCTGCGTTAAATCCTGTATTTAAGTCAGTTCATGATGTGGAAAACGTAGCAAGATTATCTTATGGACTGGCATTTGCAAAATATACAGGAAGCCGTGGAAAAGTTATGGCAAACGATGCCGATGCAGAATTTATTCAAGAAATAAGACAAATATTTGACAAAAATGAGATTAAATATCAGTCGGGTGGCTTTGGAAAAGTAGATGAAGGTGGCGGAGGAACAGTTGCTAAGTTCTTGGCTTACTACGGAATCAGAACGGTAGACGCAGGGCCTGCGCTTTTATCAATGCACTCTTTATTTGAAATCTCATCAAAAGCAGATTTGTACGAAACATACAAAGCATATAAAGTGTTTTTTGAATTAGATTAA